The genomic region TCCGGCGTGGCGACAAGTGTGGCCAGCAGGCGCTCGCCTTCCGCATCGCCGGTGCGCAATCGCTGGCCGAGCACGGGCGGCGTCCCGGTCAGCGCTCGTATCGTCCTCTCGGCGGCGGAATCGAAATCGGTCACCCGCGCTTCCTGATCGAATGCGATCCAGCCGGCGCCGGCCCGCGCTAGCGCATCCTCCGCGATGGCGAGCCGGTCGCGTGCGCGCTCCTCGCGCATCAACCCGGCGATCGCAATCGCGAGGTGCGGCGCGAGCGCGGAGAGCAGCGCCCCGTCCGCCGCCGAAAAGACGCGATCAGTGCTGTGGATGGCGAGCACCGCGCTCGTCCCGCCAAGCTTCGCCACGCGCACGATGCGCAGATCACCCGGCGGCGCTTCGTCCAACTCCGCGGCGGCATAGACCCGGCTGGGACGCAGCCGGTCGGGGGCGAGATCGGATAGTGGCGGCGGCAGGTTCGTCCCGACCGTCAGGCGTGCGAGATCGGCGCGCGTCCGCTGGCGCAGGCGGCGCAGGAAAGTGTCCCAGCGCGGCTCCTCCCGCGCGCCCTCGTGGAGCGGGAGCAGCAGATCGGTCTCGTCGACGCGGCTTAAGGCCATCTGCCTCCCATATGGGAGGTGGCGCGGGAAAGCCAGTCGCGCAGGTGACGGCGCATGACGACCGACGCGAAGACCCTCACCCATCTGGAACGGCTGGAGGCCGAATCGATCCACATCATCCGCGAGGTGGTGGCGGAGTGCGAGAAGCCGGTGATGCTCTATTCGGTCGGCAAGGATTCGGCGGTGATGCTGCATCTGGCGCGCAAGGCCTTCCATCCCGCGCCACCGCCCTTCCCGTTGCTGCATGTCGACACGACGTGGAAGTTTCGCGCGATGTACGACCTGCGCGACCGGATGGCGCTCGAGTCGGGCATGGAATTGCTCGTCTATCGCAACCCGGAGGCGGAGGCGCGCGGGATCAATCCGTTCGATCACGGCCCGCTCCACACCGATATGTGGAAGACCGAGGGGCTGAAGCAGGCGCTCGACAAATACGGGTTCGACGCGGCGTTCGGCGGCGCGCGGCGCGACGAGGAGAAGAGCCGTGCCAAGGAGCGGGTGTTCAGCTTCCGCTCGGCCAGTCACCGCTGGGACCCGAAGAACCAGCGCCCGGAATTGTGGAACCTCTACAATACGAAGAAGGCGCGCGGCGAGAGCATCCGCGTCTTCCCGATCAGCAACTGGACCGAGCTGGACATCTGGCAATATATCCAGCTCAACGACATACCGATCGTCCCGCTCTATTTCGCCGCGCCGCGCCCGACGGTGGAACGCGACGGCATGTTGCTGATGGTCGATGACGATCGCTTCCCGCTCGCGCCTGGCGAGGTGCCGGTGGAACGCTCGATCCGCTTCCGCACCCTGGGCTGCTATCCGCTGACCGGCGCGGTGGAGAGCGCGGCGACCACGCTGGAGGAAGTGATCCAGGAGATGCTGCTCACCACCACCAGCGAGCGGCAGGGCCGCGCGATCGACCGCGACGCGGGCGCTGCGAGCATGGAGAAGAAGAAGCAGGAGGGGTATTTCTGACGTGAGGGCAAAGCCCTCACGTCACCCCGGCGCAAGCCGGGGTCTCACGCCGCAAGCCGCGCCCTCCCTTCCAAGCGATCCCGGCCTTCGCCGGGATGACGGGACAAGACGATGACGAGCACCGACCCGATCTACAAAACCGACGCGCTGATCGCCGAGGATATCCACGCCTATCTCGACCGGCATCAGCACAAGTCGCTGCTGCGCTTCATCACCTGCGGCTCGGTGGATGACGGCAAGTCCACGCTGATCGGGCGGCTGCTCTACGATTCGAAGATGATCTTCGAGGACCAACTCGCCGCGCTGGAGGCGGATTCGCGGAAGGTCGGCACGCAGGGGCAGGAGATCGACTTCGCCTTGCTGGTCGATGGCCTCGCCGCCGAGCGCGAACAGGGCATCACGATCGACGTCGCCTATCGCTTCTTCGCGACCGAGAAGCGCAAGTTCATCGTCGCCGACACGCCGGGGCATGAGCAATATACCCGCAACATGGTGACCGGCGCCTCGACCGCCGACCTCGCCGTGATCCTGATCGACGCGCGCAAGGGCGTGCTGACGCAGACGCGGCGGCATTCCTATCTCGCGCACCTGATCGGCATCCGGAACGTGGTGCTGGCGGTCAACAAGATGGACCTGGTCGATTACGATCAGGCGACCTTCGAGGCGATCGTCGCGGATTACGCGGCGTTCGCGCGCTCGATCGGCATCGCGGATTTCACCGCCATCCCGATCTCCGGCTTCAGGGGCGACAATATCACCGCGCTCTCGCCCAACACGCCATGGTATCGCGGGCCGGCGCTGATCGAACAGCTCGAGAACGTGCCGCTCGATGCCGAGGCGGATCAGGCGAAGCCGTTCCGGCTGCCGGTGCAGTGGGTCAACCGCCCGGACCTCGATTTCCGCGGGTTCGCCGGATTGGTCGCCAGCGGGCGGGTGAAGCCGGGCGACACGATCCGCGTGCTGCCCTCGGGCAAGACCTCCACCGTGGCGCGGATCGTGACGCTCGACGGCGATCTCGACGAGGCGGTCGCGGGGCAGTCGGTGACGCTGACGCTGGCCGACGAGATCGATTGCTCGCGCGGCGACGTGATCGCCGCCGCCGATGCCCCGCCGCAGGCCGCCGACCAGTTCGAGGCGACGATCGTGTGGATGGCCGAGGAGGAGATGCTGCCCGGCCGCTCCTATTGGCTGAAGCTGGCGACGCAGACGGTCGGCGCGACGGTGCAGGCGCCGAAATATCAGGTCAACGTCAACACGCTAGAGCATCTGGCGGCCAAGACGCTGGACCTCAACGCGATCGGCGTCGCGAACCTGTCCACCGACCGGCCGATCGTGTTCGAGCCTTATGCCGACAACCGCCAACTCGGCGGCTTCGTGCTGATCGACAAGCTGACCAACGCCACCGTCGCGGCGGGGATGCTGCACTTCTCGCTCCGCCGCGCGCAGAATGTTCATTGGCAGCCGCTCGACGTGACGCGCGAGGTGCGCGCCGGGCTCAAGAACCAGAAGCCGGCGGTGCTGTGGTTCACCGGCCTGTCCGGCGCGGGCAAGTCGACCATCGCCAACCTCGTCGAGAAGAAGCTGGCGCGGATGAACCGCCACACCTTCCTGCTCGACGGCGACAATGTGCGGCACGGGCTGAACAGGGACCTCGGCTTCACCGACGCCGACCGCGTCGAGAACATCCGCCGCGTCGGCGAAGTTGCGCGGCTGATGACCGACGCGGGGGTGATCGTCATCACCGCCTTCATCTCCCCCTTCCGCGCCGAGCGCGAGATGGTGCGGCGGATGATGCAGCCCGGAGAGTTCGTCGAGATCCACATCGACACCCCGCTCGCCGAGGCCGAGGCGCGCGACGTCAAGGGCCTCTACGCCAAGGCGCGCAGCGGGGCGCTCAAGAACTTCACCGGCATCGATTCGCCCTATGAGCCGCCGCTCGATCCCGAAATCCGCATCGACACCACCGCGATGAGCGCGGAGGAGGCCGCCGAGCTGATCGTGCGGCGGCTGATTCCATAACGGGACGATCTCGCCGCGCGCGCGATGGACAGGGTTGCGCCGCCTCTGCTAACCTTGCTTGCGCCGCGCCGGGGGCTGCGTGGGGGAGAGGATCGGTGTTTCGTTCGGGTAACGGAATGGAGGCGGTTGCCATTGCACCGTCGGGATCGGCCGGTCGCCTTCGGGGGAGGCGCCGCACGCGGCGTCGGGAGCCGTAACGCGCGATGCAGACGCCTTTCGACTGGCTGACGCTGATGGTTTTCACCGGCCTCGTCGTGCTGATGCTCCATCGCTCGGCCGCGGAGGAGCCGGTCGATAAATTATGGCATTATGCCCCGCCGGCGGTGGGCTGCGCGGTCGTCAACTATATTGGCAACGAGGGCCATATCACCCTCGCCATCTTCGGCCTGGTCGCGGTCATCCTCTATATCCTGCTGGTATTGCGGCCGAAAATCTCGTTGTGATGCCGGCGGCCAGCCGCCTCATCCGAGGATGAAGTCGGACTGGACGAGCGGGCCGGAAGCCTTGACGTTGAGCGCGAAGTCGGCAACGCCGTCGCCATTGGTGTCGCCCATCACGTTCCAGTAGCCGCCGATTGAATCCACCCGCACTTCTCCCGCAGTATGCGAGAAGGGCTTGTTGGCGATAAAGGTGAATGCGTCCTTCGCGATCGTATTGGTGTTGGCGTCGAACTGCGACAGATCGATCTTGTCGCCTTCGGCATGGCTGAAATCGAGGATGGTGTCGGTATTGGTGATGGTGTTGCCGAGATCGCCAGGGGCGAATACGAACCGGTCCGCCCCGGCGCCGCCGACCAGCGAATCCTTGCCCGGGCCGCCGATCAGCACGTCGTTGCCGTTGCCACCGGAAAGATAGTCGTTGCCCGCGCCGCCGATGAGGATGTCATTGCCGTTGCCGCCGCTCAGTGAATCGTTGCCGTCTCCACCGTCAAGGTAGTCGTCGCCATCACCACCTTGCAGCACGTCGTCGCCACCGCCGCCCGAGAGGATGTTGTTGCCGGCATTGCCGGTGATTATGTTCGCGGCGTCGTTGCCGGCACCATTGATATTGCCCGATCCACCCAGGCGGAGATTCTCAAGGTTCGCGCCGAGTGTGTAGCTGATCGAGCTGACGACCGTGTCGGTGCCGCCGCCGGGCAGTTCGACCACCACGTCGCCGGGATTGTCGACGACATAGGTGTCGTCGCCGTCGCCGCCGGCCATATAGTCGGCCCCGGTTCCGCCATCGAGATAATCGTTGCCGGCGCCGCCGATCAGGGTGTCGTTGCCGTCATAGCCGTACAATTTGTTCGCGCCGAGGGTGCTGCCGGTGATGACGTTGTCTGCGGCGTTCCCTATGCCGGTGAACGTGCTTGATCCGGTAGCGGTCAGGTTTTCAAGGTTCGCGCCGAGCGCGTAGCTGCCGAGTGAAGTACGAACCTCGTCGATGCCGCCGCCGGGCAACTCGACCACCACATCGCCGGGATTGTCGACGATATAGGTATCATTGCCCGCGCCGCCGACCATGCGATCCGCGCCTGTGCCGCCATCGAGATAATCGTTGCCGGCGCCGCCGATCAGGGTGTCGTTGCCGTCATAGCCGTACAGTTTGTTGCCGCCGTCGCCGCCAGTGATCACGTTGGCGAGATCGTTTCCGGTTCCGGTGAAGGCTCCGCTGCCGGTGTAGGTGAGGTTTTCGATATTCGCTCCCAGCGTGTAGCTGTCGAGCGAGGTGCGAACCTCGTCGGTGCCCCCGTTGGCCGCCTCGACCACCACGTCGCCGGGATTGTCGACGATATAGATGTCGTTGCCGGCTCCCCCCGTCATCGTATCCGCGCCCGTGCCGCCATCGAGATAATCGTTACCGGCGCCGCCGATCAGGGTGTCGTTGCCGGCGCCGCCATACAGCTTGTTACCGCTGTTGCCGCCGGTGATTACATTGTCCAGATCGTTGCCGGTGCCGACGAAGCCGCTTTGGCCGATATAGCTCAGCGTCATAGCGCCGGATTCCAGCGTATAGCTGGAGGCGGCGGTGGTTATGTTTTGGGCGACCGGAGTTGGTTGATTTGCCGCCGGGAGGCCGGAAACATTATTCGCGGGGACGGGTCCAGATGCCTTGCTAGCCTCCGCCTGACCATTCACCGGCGCCGACCAGGCGGGCGATGCACTGTCGTAGATAGATTTTAGCGTGCCATACAGCCCGCCCGGACGATCAACCTGTGCATCGGTATAGGCGTTGAGCAGTGTCCCGCCAGCAGCCGAAAAGCTGTCGATCATCTGCGTATAGATAGTCGCCATTCGCGGATCGGCTTCGAGTCGCGAAAAGAAATCCATTACGATCGGTTGATCAGCGGCCGAAAACCC from Sphingomonas sp. CL5.1 harbors:
- the cysN gene encoding sulfate adenylyltransferase subunit CysN — translated: MTSTDPIYKTDALIAEDIHAYLDRHQHKSLLRFITCGSVDDGKSTLIGRLLYDSKMIFEDQLAALEADSRKVGTQGQEIDFALLVDGLAAEREQGITIDVAYRFFATEKRKFIVADTPGHEQYTRNMVTGASTADLAVILIDARKGVLTQTRRHSYLAHLIGIRNVVLAVNKMDLVDYDQATFEAIVADYAAFARSIGIADFTAIPISGFRGDNITALSPNTPWYRGPALIEQLENVPLDAEADQAKPFRLPVQWVNRPDLDFRGFAGLVASGRVKPGDTIRVLPSGKTSTVARIVTLDGDLDEAVAGQSVTLTLADEIDCSRGDVIAAADAPPQAADQFEATIVWMAEEEMLPGRSYWLKLATQTVGATVQAPKYQVNVNTLEHLAAKTLDLNAIGVANLSTDRPIVFEPYADNRQLGGFVLIDKLTNATVAAGMLHFSLRRAQNVHWQPLDVTREVRAGLKNQKPAVLWFTGLSGAGKSTIANLVEKKLARMNRHTFLLDGDNVRHGLNRDLGFTDADRVENIRRVGEVARLMTDAGVIVITAFISPFRAEREMVRRMMQPGEFVEIHIDTPLAEAEARDVKGLYAKARSGALKNFTGIDSPYEPPLDPEIRIDTTAMSAEEAAELIVRRLIP
- a CDS encoding calcium-binding protein, with product MSNTTSVGINLSPVNYWSTEYPFLDRMKTAGTWGVQGTSVSSLIVDQNGYPTTIPTGATSVSTIIALDPASAGTDNTYVLTYTGTATFRIPGATIVSSKPGEITFTVTGANPMQTVMITSIAASNPLTAMHVVRQDQMALFNQGELFNPAFVKQVSQFGTLRYMDWEQTNITTATSWSQRTTPDTLSWASTGSTTGVPIEAMVALANESRTNMWLNIPTQANDDYVRQMLTYVRDNLDPSLKVNVEYSNEMWNWGFQQSRYANQLATQLWGTNVTRGVQQYYGYRSAQIAAIANDVFGDGAATRLDNVLATQTANLGLEKYIFEGVAKAGLGDVSSLFQSYAVTTYFGSELSGQNSADRATILGWAKGGSAGLDAAFNEIANGGTLTGWGSLPSIIAQWAYQATVAKKYGLDLVAYEGGIDLSAAGFSAADQPIVMDFFSRLEADPRMATIYTQMIDSFSAAGGTLLNAYTDAQVDRPGGLYGTLKSIYDSASPAWSAPVNGQAEASKASGPVPANNVSGLPAANQPTPVAQNITTAASSYTLESGAMTLSYIGQSGFVGTGNDLDNVITGGNSGNKLYGGAGNDTLIGGAGNDYLDGGTGADTMTGGAGNDIYIVDNPGDVVVEAANGGTDEVRTSLDSYTLGANIENLTYTGSGAFTGTGNDLANVITGGDGGNKLYGYDGNDTLIGGAGNDYLDGGTGADRMVGGAGNDTYIVDNPGDVVVELPGGGIDEVRTSLGSYALGANLENLTATGSSTFTGIGNAADNVITGSTLGANKLYGYDGNDTLIGGAGNDYLDGGTGADYMAGGDGDDTYVVDNPGDVVVELPGGGTDTVVSSISYTLGANLENLRLGGSGNINGAGNDAANIITGNAGNNILSGGGGDDVLQGGDGDDYLDGGDGNDSLSGGNGNDILIGGAGNDYLSGGNGNDVLIGGPGKDSLVGGAGADRFVFAPGDLGNTITNTDTILDFSHAEGDKIDLSQFDANTNTIAKDAFTFIANKPFSHTAGEVRVDSIGGYWNVMGDTNGDGVADFALNVKASGPLVQSDFILG
- the cysD gene encoding sulfate adenylyltransferase subunit CysD, which encodes MTTDAKTLTHLERLEAESIHIIREVVAECEKPVMLYSVGKDSAVMLHLARKAFHPAPPPFPLLHVDTTWKFRAMYDLRDRMALESGMELLVYRNPEAEARGINPFDHGPLHTDMWKTEGLKQALDKYGFDAAFGGARRDEEKSRAKERVFSFRSASHRWDPKNQRPELWNLYNTKKARGESIRVFPISNWTELDIWQYIQLNDIPIVPLYFAAPRPTVERDGMLLMVDDDRFPLAPGEVPVERSIRFRTLGCYPLTGAVESAATTLEEVIQEMLLTTTSERQGRAIDRDAGAASMEKKKQEGYF
- a CDS encoding XrtV sorting system accessory protein; the encoded protein is MQTPFDWLTLMVFTGLVVLMLHRSAAEEPVDKLWHYAPPAVGCAVVNYIGNEGHITLAIFGLVAVILYILLVLRPKISL